A stretch of the Bacillus anthracis str. Vollum genome encodes the following:
- a CDS encoding O-methyltransferase, translated as MEDAVNEYLLSFIDPKDKLILEMEDYAKENHVPIMDRLGMEFMLQFLRLIGPKSILELGTAIGYSSIRMMQAIPNSRIVTVERNRDRYEKALEYIERSPVKERISVIYGDALETGEQVEEHGTFDVIFIDAAKGQYRRFFDLYEPLLNPGGVIISDNVMYHGLVTTKEKIENRRTRGLIRRIKTYNEWLMNHEGYDTTIFPIGDGVAVSKKRG; from the coding sequence ATGGAGGATGCAGTTAACGAGTACCTATTATCATTTATTGATCCGAAAGATAAATTAATTCTTGAAATGGAAGACTATGCGAAAGAAAATCATGTGCCAATTATGGATCGACTTGGAATGGAATTTATGTTGCAATTTTTACGTTTAATTGGACCGAAGAGTATTTTAGAGCTTGGTACAGCAATTGGCTATTCTAGCATTCGTATGATGCAAGCTATTCCAAATTCTCGCATTGTGACAGTTGAGCGTAATCGCGATCGATATGAAAAAGCACTTGAATATATAGAACGTTCACCAGTTAAAGAGCGTATTTCCGTTATTTACGGTGATGCGTTAGAAACAGGCGAGCAAGTAGAAGAACATGGAACATTTGATGTTATTTTTATTGACGCAGCAAAAGGACAATATCGTCGCTTTTTTGACTTATATGAACCGTTATTAAATCCTGGTGGCGTAATTATTTCAGATAATGTTATGTACCATGGCCTTGTAACGACGAAAGAGAAAATCGAAAACAGACGTACACGTGGTTTAATCCGTCGTATTAAGACGTACAATGAATGGCTTATGAACCATGAAGGATATGATACAACGATTTTCCCAATTGGTGATGGAGTAGCTGTTAGTAAAAAGAGAGGGTGA
- the ruvX gene encoding Holliday junction resolvase RuvX — translation MRILGLDVGTKTVGVAISDEMGWTAQGLETIKINEERGQFGFDRISELVKQYDVDKIVVGLPKNMNGTIGPRGEACQQFAENLRELLQLDVVMWDERLSTMAAERLLISADVSRKKRKQVIDKMAAVVILQGFLDSK, via the coding sequence ATGCGGATATTAGGTTTAGATGTAGGTACAAAAACAGTCGGAGTTGCAATTAGTGACGAAATGGGCTGGACAGCGCAAGGGCTTGAAACAATCAAGATTAACGAAGAACGAGGTCAATTTGGATTTGATCGCATTTCTGAGTTAGTAAAACAGTATGATGTGGACAAGATAGTAGTAGGTTTACCTAAAAATATGAATGGTACAATTGGCCCGCGTGGTGAAGCATGCCAACAATTTGCAGAAAACCTACGAGAGCTGTTACAATTAGACGTTGTAATGTGGGACGAGCGTTTGTCAACGATGGCAGCGGAACGTCTACTCATTTCAGCGGATGTAAGCCGTAAGAAGCGAAAGCAAGTAATTGATAAGATGGCTGCAGTCGTAATCTTACAAGGATTTTTAGATAGTAAATAA
- a CDS encoding DUF1292 domain-containing protein gives MEENQITIVDEKGNEHLCEIIFTFDAEKFGKKSYVVFSPIGEVDEDGDQIYDAMAYEQNEEEGGTLLPIESEEEWEMVQEMFNTLADEQEAE, from the coding sequence ATGGAAGAAAATCAAATTACAATTGTAGACGAAAAAGGTAACGAACATTTATGTGAAATTATTTTCACTTTTGACGCTGAAAAATTTGGCAAAAAATCATACGTAGTCTTCTCTCCAATCGGTGAAGTAGACGAAGATGGAGACCAAATTTATGATGCAATGGCCTATGAGCAAAATGAAGAAGAGGGCGGAACTTTACTTCCAATCGAATCTGAAGAAGAGTGGGAAATGGTACAAGAAATGTTCAACACTCTAGCTGATGAGCAAGAAGCTGAATAA
- a CDS encoding IreB family regulatory phosphoprotein, producing the protein MDGFDKTMKFSIQDEKQSVHVNDVLLTVYDALQEKGYNPINQIVGYLLSGDPAYIPRHKDARSIIRKLERDELIEELVKSYLKHHREE; encoded by the coding sequence ATGGACGGTTTTGATAAAACAATGAAGTTTAGCATTCAAGATGAAAAACAGAGTGTCCATGTAAATGATGTACTTTTAACTGTGTATGATGCACTTCAAGAAAAAGGCTATAATCCGATTAACCAAATCGTCGGTTATTTATTAAGTGGAGACCCAGCATACATACCTCGCCATAAAGATGCACGAAGCATCATTCGCAAGCTTGAACGTGATGAATTAATTGAAGAGCTTGTGAAGTCTTACTTGAAACATCATCGTGAGGAGTAA
- a CDS encoding AI-2E family transporter, with amino-acid sequence MKNLKIIWIYRLGLLLLVFLCLLVFLKIKPLWAPIIFVCKVAITPFLIACFIAYLLHPLIEKIHKEGMPRTLAILLIYILFFGGIGYGIYKGTPIVIKQLQEINEQFPQFTKMYDSWMDGVTEQTANFPSFIHEKVKQIFVGVETKIQALLNKVMSTARGVLDSLLIIFLIPFIVFYILKDYGEFYHIFWKLVPSKWRSTGQMLAKEIDKSLGSYIRGQLFVCLVLGGVSVLSFWFIGMKYPLLLGIIIGVTDIIPYFGPILGAIPALMIAATVSTSLLIKAGITIAILQFVESNILSPYIVGKSLRMHPVIIMLALLVGGEVAGIVGLLISVPVLAVIRTVIVHVRPLWKKEDV; translated from the coding sequence GTGAAGAATCTTAAAATCATTTGGATATATCGTTTAGGGTTATTGTTACTTGTCTTTCTTTGTTTGCTCGTCTTTTTAAAAATTAAGCCGTTATGGGCACCGATTATCTTTGTATGTAAAGTGGCCATTACACCGTTTCTTATTGCATGTTTCATTGCGTATTTATTGCATCCTTTAATTGAAAAAATTCATAAGGAAGGGATGCCGCGTACACTCGCCATTTTGCTTATTTACATCCTTTTCTTTGGTGGAATTGGTTATGGAATTTATAAAGGAACGCCAATTGTCATTAAGCAATTACAAGAAATCAATGAGCAATTTCCGCAGTTTACAAAGATGTATGATTCGTGGATGGATGGTGTTACAGAACAAACAGCGAATTTCCCATCATTTATTCATGAAAAGGTGAAACAAATTTTTGTTGGTGTAGAAACGAAGATACAAGCACTTTTAAATAAAGTGATGAGCACAGCTCGTGGTGTACTAGATTCGTTACTCATTATTTTCTTAATTCCGTTCATTGTATTTTACATATTAAAAGATTACGGCGAGTTTTATCATATCTTTTGGAAACTAGTCCCGAGTAAGTGGCGTAGTACGGGGCAAATGCTGGCGAAAGAAATTGATAAGTCACTTGGAAGTTATATTCGAGGACAATTATTTGTTTGTTTAGTATTAGGAGGAGTATCCGTTCTTTCTTTTTGGTTTATTGGTATGAAATATCCATTATTGCTTGGCATTATTATTGGGGTAACGGATATAATCCCATACTTCGGCCCTATTTTAGGGGCGATTCCAGCGTTGATGATTGCAGCAACGGTATCAACAAGTTTACTCATTAAAGCGGGGATTACGATTGCTATTTTGCAATTTGTAGAAAGTAATATTTTATCCCCTTACATCGTTGGTAAGTCGCTTCGCATGCATCCTGTCATTATTATGCTTGCACTACTAGTTGGAGGAGAAGTGGCAGGAATTGTAGGGTTATTAATATCAGTTCCTGTTTTAGCGGTCATTCGTACAGTGATCGTTCATGTAAGGCCTCTTTGGAAAAAAGAAGATGTGTAA
- the alaS gene encoding alanine--tRNA ligase, with translation MKQLTGAQIRQMFLDFFQEKGHAVEPSASLVPHEDPSLLWINSGVATLKKYFDGRVIPQNPRITNAQKSIRTNDIENVGKTARHHTFFEMLGNFSIGDYFKEEAITWAWEFLTSDKWIGFDKELLSVTIHPEDEEAFTIWNEKMGVPKERIIRLEENFWDIGEGPSGPNTEIFYDRGEAYGNDFSDPELYPGGENERYLEVWNLVFSQFNHNPDGSYTPLPKKNIDTGMGLERMTSIVQDVPTNFDTDLFMPMIGATETISGEKYRNGDLEKDMAFKVIADHIRTVTFAVGDGALPSNEGRGYVLRRLLRRAVRYSKKLNINRPFMFELVPVVGEVMKDFYPEVLEKKDFIAKVVKNEEERFHETLHDGEAILSEVIAKAKEEKTTVISGVDAFRLYDTYGFPIELTEEYAEEAGMTVDHEGFENEMEKQRERARAARQDVDSMQVQGGVLGEVKVASEFVGYGTVATESNVVALVKNGEYTDSLQVGEEGQLMLDVTPFYAESGGQIADRGCLLADGVKVLVKDVQKAPNGQNLHQVVVEEGTLTKDAAVKAIIDTKNRSSVVKNHTATHLLHQALKDVLGTHVNQAGSLVTSERLRFDFSHFGQVQADELEKIERIVNEKIWESIDVEISQKAIEEAKEMGAMALFGEKYGDVVRVVQVGDYSLELCGGCHVDNTASIGIFKIVAESGIGAGIRRIEAVTGKSAYELMNDQVGLLKEAAGKMKTNPKDILTRVDGLFAEVKQLQKENESLAAKLSNIEAGNLTDSVMTVDGVNVLAAKVNVADMNNLRTMMDDLKNKLESAVVVLASVNDDKVNILAGVTKDLISQGYHAGKLVKEVASRCGGGGGGRPDMAQAGGKNPAQVEEALAFVQEYVKSVSK, from the coding sequence ATGAAACAACTAACAGGCGCACAAATTCGTCAAATGTTTTTAGACTTTTTCCAAGAAAAAGGACACGCAGTAGAACCTAGTGCATCACTAGTTCCACATGAAGATCCATCTCTTCTGTGGATTAACAGTGGTGTAGCAACATTAAAAAAATATTTTGATGGACGTGTAATCCCGCAAAATCCACGTATTACAAATGCTCAAAAATCAATTCGTACAAACGATATTGAAAACGTAGGGAAAACAGCTCGTCACCATACATTCTTTGAAATGTTAGGAAACTTCTCAATCGGTGATTACTTCAAAGAAGAAGCAATTACTTGGGCTTGGGAATTCTTAACGAGCGACAAATGGATCGGATTCGATAAAGAATTACTATCCGTTACAATCCATCCAGAAGATGAAGAAGCATTCACAATTTGGAATGAGAAAATGGGCGTTCCAAAAGAGCGCATCATCCGCTTAGAAGAAAACTTCTGGGATATCGGTGAAGGACCAAGTGGACCGAATACAGAGATTTTCTATGACCGCGGAGAAGCTTACGGTAATGACTTTAGTGACCCAGAATTATATCCAGGCGGAGAAAACGAGCGTTACTTAGAAGTATGGAACCTTGTATTCTCTCAATTTAACCATAATCCAGACGGTTCATATACACCACTTCCTAAGAAAAACATCGATACAGGGATGGGTCTAGAGCGTATGACATCTATCGTTCAAGATGTACCTACGAACTTTGATACAGACTTATTCATGCCAATGATTGGTGCAACAGAAACAATCTCTGGTGAGAAATATCGTAATGGTGACTTAGAAAAAGATATGGCGTTTAAAGTAATTGCTGACCATATCCGTACAGTAACATTCGCTGTTGGTGACGGTGCTCTTCCATCTAACGAAGGCCGTGGTTATGTATTACGTCGTTTATTACGCCGTGCGGTTCGTTATTCGAAGAAATTAAACATCAACCGTCCATTCATGTTTGAATTAGTGCCGGTTGTTGGTGAAGTAATGAAAGACTTCTATCCAGAAGTACTTGAAAAGAAAGATTTCATCGCAAAAGTTGTGAAAAATGAAGAAGAGCGTTTCCATGAAACACTTCATGATGGAGAAGCGATTTTATCTGAAGTTATCGCAAAAGCTAAAGAAGAAAAAACAACTGTTATTTCTGGAGTAGATGCGTTCCGTCTATATGACACATACGGTTTCCCAATTGAATTAACAGAAGAATATGCAGAAGAAGCTGGTATGACAGTTGATCATGAAGGCTTTGAAAATGAAATGGAAAAACAACGTGAGCGCGCACGTGCTGCTCGTCAAGACGTTGATTCTATGCAAGTTCAAGGCGGTGTCCTTGGAGAAGTGAAAGTAGCGAGCGAGTTCGTTGGTTACGGTACAGTTGCAACAGAAAGTAACGTTGTTGCACTTGTGAAAAACGGCGAATACACAGACAGCTTACAAGTTGGAGAAGAAGGACAATTAATGCTTGATGTAACACCATTCTATGCTGAGAGCGGTGGACAAATTGCAGACCGTGGCTGTCTTCTTGCTGATGGCGTGAAAGTTCTTGTAAAAGACGTACAAAAAGCACCAAACGGCCAAAACTTGCACCAAGTTGTTGTGGAAGAAGGTACGTTAACGAAAGATGCAGCTGTAAAAGCTATTATCGATACGAAAAACCGTAGTAGTGTTGTGAAAAACCATACAGCAACTCACTTACTACACCAAGCATTAAAAGATGTACTTGGAACGCACGTTAACCAAGCGGGTTCTCTTGTAACTTCTGAACGTTTACGCTTTGACTTCTCTCACTTCGGTCAAGTACAAGCTGACGAATTAGAAAAAATTGAGCGTATTGTAAACGAGAAAATTTGGGAAAGTATTGATGTTGAGATTTCTCAAAAAGCAATCGAAGAAGCGAAAGAAATGGGCGCAATGGCATTATTCGGTGAAAAATATGGTGATGTTGTACGCGTTGTACAAGTTGGCGATTATAGCTTAGAGCTTTGCGGTGGTTGTCACGTTGATAACACAGCTTCTATCGGTATTTTCAAAATCGTTGCTGAGTCTGGTATCGGTGCAGGAATTCGTCGTATTGAAGCAGTAACTGGTAAGTCTGCTTATGAATTAATGAACGATCAAGTAGGTTTATTAAAAGAAGCAGCTGGAAAAATGAAAACAAATCCAAAAGATATTTTAACAAGAGTAGATGGTTTGTTTGCTGAAGTAAAACAACTTCAAAAGGAAAACGAATCTCTTGCAGCAAAATTAAGCAATATTGAAGCTGGAAACTTAACTGATTCAGTAATGACAGTTGATGGCGTAAACGTATTAGCGGCAAAAGTAAATGTTGCAGATATGAACAACTTACGTACGATGATGGATGACCTAAAAAATAAATTAGAATCTGCAGTTGTCGTATTAGCATCTGTAAATGATGATAAAGTAAACATCTTAGCTGGCGTAACGAAAGATTTAATTAGCCAAGGATACCATGCTGGTAAACTTGTGAAAGAAGTAGCTTCTCGTTGTGGCGGTGGCGGTGGTGGCCGTCCTGATATGGCACAAGCGGGCGGTAAAAACCCAGCGCAAGTTGAGGAAGCTTTAGCATTTGTACAAGAGTACGTTAAATCTGTTTCAAAATAA
- the mltG gene encoding endolytic transglycosylase MltG: MVENQVKKKRRRIFLFSIIALLLVCGSVYAYISSALGPVDTGNKKEIEVEIPKGSSTSKIGEILEEKGAVKNGTVFSFYTKAKSKNLQAGTYLLNPSMSAKDVMEQMSSGNVHRPALYKVTIKEGAQVTEIAETVANELKWNKDDVVRQLNDKAFIQKMQQKYPKLLTDKIFDSNIKYTLEGYLYPATYSFYKKDTTLEEVVIPMLEKTNAIIVQNEAKMKAKNWDVHQLLTLSSLIEEEATGFTDRQKISSVFYNRLAKGMPLQTDPTVLYALGKHKQLVLYEDLKVNSPYNTYVVKGLPVGPIANSGKHSVEAALEPAQTDYYYFLAAPTGEVYYAKTLEEHNALKQKYITKKQ; encoded by the coding sequence TTGGTAGAGAATCAAGTGAAAAAGAAGCGTAGACGCATTTTTTTATTTTCGATTATTGCACTGCTTTTAGTTTGTGGTTCAGTCTATGCGTATATTTCATCCGCATTAGGACCAGTTGATACCGGGAATAAAAAAGAGATTGAAGTAGAAATTCCAAAGGGATCATCTACTAGTAAAATTGGTGAGATTTTAGAAGAAAAAGGTGCTGTGAAAAACGGTACAGTTTTTAGTTTTTATACAAAGGCTAAATCTAAAAATTTACAAGCGGGTACATATTTATTAAATCCTTCAATGAGTGCGAAAGATGTTATGGAGCAAATGTCATCTGGTAATGTACATCGTCCAGCTCTTTATAAAGTGACGATAAAAGAAGGAGCACAAGTAACTGAAATTGCAGAAACGGTTGCAAACGAATTAAAGTGGAATAAAGATGATGTCGTACGTCAATTAAACGATAAAGCATTTATTCAAAAAATGCAGCAAAAGTATCCGAAGTTGTTAACCGATAAAATCTTTGATAGCAATATTAAATATACGTTAGAAGGTTATTTATATCCTGCGACGTACTCTTTCTATAAAAAAGATACGACGTTAGAAGAAGTTGTAATTCCAATGCTTGAAAAAACGAATGCAATCATTGTTCAAAACGAGGCAAAAATGAAAGCGAAAAACTGGGATGTTCACCAGCTTTTAACATTGTCTTCACTTATTGAAGAAGAGGCAACAGGCTTTACAGATCGTCAAAAGATCTCTAGTGTCTTTTATAATCGTTTAGCAAAAGGCATGCCACTGCAAACTGATCCGACGGTATTATATGCACTTGGAAAGCATAAACAACTTGTGTTATACGAAGATTTAAAGGTTAACTCACCATACAATACGTATGTGGTGAAAGGATTGCCTGTCGGTCCGATTGCAAACTCTGGCAAACATTCAGTGGAAGCGGCGTTAGAACCCGCGCAAACAGATTATTATTATTTCTTAGCTGCACCAACTGGTGAAGTGTATTATGCGAAAACATTGGAAGAGCATAATGCATTAAAGCAAAAATATATTACGAAAAAGCAGTGA
- a CDS encoding YrzQ family protein, with protein MNLRNSLIALGVGAAAYQYARKQDVFSKRNMKKARKMIKSYL; from the coding sequence TTGAATCTACGCAATTCATTAATCGCATTAGGTGTTGGAGCGGCAGCATATCAATATGCTCGCAAACAAGATGTATTTTCAAAACGCAATATGAAAAAAGCACGTAAGATGATTAAATCTTATTTATAA